The segment ttgaacttgaaacatttgacaaaacaagatcaggcagagatgcagaggctatgcttaaaatacgctgatgtgttttgcttgaaagacgataaattaacagtaacggataagtacacatccagtattaaaataaaggatggcacaactccaatattttctaaacaatatcgccttcccctggcgcaaaaaagggaaataaatgaccaggttgataggatgatgtcagatggagtcattgaaaagactagttccgaatggaatagcccaattttactagtgccaaaaaagtcggcgaatgacaaaaagaaatggaggttggttgttgattatcggaaacttaacaatgttcttgagaacgatacatttccactcccaaatatagaggaggtcatagactcattggcaggagcgaagtacttttcgcatttagacttgtcccaagggtactaccaatgcaatttgaagcaagaggataggccactaacagctttctcgacgtcgtctggacaatatcagatgacaaggcttccaatgggactaaaaataagcccagcatcattttcaagactaatgaccatagcgatggcaggtcttaatggagagaagtgtttagtatatttggatgatctcatcatatttggtagaaatctagaagagcataacaaaaatctctcgaacgttttccgaagattgcgagaggtaaatttaaaactaaaccccgaaaaatgcaattttttgcaagaaaatttagtatacctgggacattacatatctgctgaaggcatcaggcctgatcctgctaaaatcgaagcagtgaaaaaatggccgatcccttccactgcggacgaagtcaagcgattcgttgctttcgcaaattactatcggaagcacataaaagactttgctaggctttgcacaccgttaaacaagttgaccagaaagggtgtaaagtttgaatggagtagcgaatgccacaactcattcgagaatttaaaacaatgttttataaatccaccagtactggattacccggatctaacggagaccaacaaattcaacttacatacggatgcgtctggatatgcgattggtgctgtgctatctaatagcaacggcaaaccggttgcatatgccagcaagactctgaataaagccgaatcaaattacagtacgatagaaaaggagttattggctatggtgtgggctatcaagcattttcgaccatacctgtatggaagaagatttgaagtctacagtgaccatagaccattagtttacctttttactttagctgacccctccagcagattaacaaaattcaggttagctttagaagaatatgattttgaagtaactttcaggaaaggaagcgagaatgtgatagcggacgcgttgtcacgcatttcgattcaagacctgaaaacacttcatggaaaaactgttctagtcgttaccagagcttcgaaacttaaaggcgaaaaagcgaatgacgataggactgatcaaccttcgtctaaacaagacaaatacgttaaaatggtaatgaaagataacataaaaagcatgcaaatctcCAAGGATGTAATTGGAATTCCCCTCAAAAGGACACAAATTGACCTACGGGCAATGTTGTCgaaggtggcggaatattcaaaaattaataatataaaatatataatcatcaaaaataataaggagacatatgacgtcattaaaaaatatgaagaactacagatatatggtcgaccatcatcagtaaaaacattaccaattttaataaaaatcggagagcaaatagaagaagtaacagacgaaaggtcaaagcttttaatactaaacgactaccatatattaccgacagcgggacatgcgggtattagacgcacacttgcaactataagcaaaagatatttttggaaaaacatgaaatgcgatgtagagaatttcattaaaaaatgcaagcaatgccagatatcaaaagttggaagatgcggaaaaactccaatgatcattacgacaacagcaagcacagcatttgaaaaaatctacgtagatttggttggtcctttgatacctaccaatggatacgaatatatactaacaacgcaatgcgagttaacaaaatttataaccgcaacaccaatacctaacaagtcaacagagacagtagctaaagcattcgtggagcatgttattttaaaatatggtgttccacaacgaattgcgtcggatagaggaacagagtttatgtcgagtttgtttacatccattgccaaattattgaatattcaaaaactaaattctacagcttaccatcatgaaactataggttctttggagaacacacacaaatgtttaggaaactttttacgcatctattgtaacgaaaaattattttcttgggtacattggataccattttacacattcgcatataacaataccgttcacactaacactggatacacacctttttatttagtattcggaaaaaatagtaacatgccttcaaatttaacaaatgataatccagtgcctatttatgacatagacaactatagcaagcaattgacgttaaagttacaagtatgccatcaagaaataagagaaaaccttctttctagcaagatgaaaagaacaatgaaaaataacttaaacattgtaccaaaatgttataacaaagatgacttagtcctaattaaaaatgaaataggtaaaaaattggacaataaatttataggtccatacagagtagtagaggacatagactcaaatataagggtagagatcaatggtaaagaggatataatacataaaaatagaataaaaagttataaggaatgaaaataataatacatataatttgaaacaataggacgtgtggtggacgattgtttcataatgagttctttcaaattacatgggaataatacgcattatataaatcctagttcatatttccttgtttagtttaaaaattcttaactatagataacaatttttaaaaaatgtaaatagggcgtgtggtggacgctcatgattgaaatggttcagcgcgacgcggatcggttatgctgtataagcgtaaacggactgtaccgcgtcgaacggtgacaattatacgctgacacagcgcatagcgtaaaacgtacgacacatagcataggaagaaatatttcagtacaatatagtcgagaacgacacgttacgaggaccacatctagtattcttactccaaaccgaaccgccatatcccaagaatattgcagtGTTACAGGATATTATTTCGAaataattctggctttagttttcaaaaggtcgcataatgcatgtaaaagggttgattatgcgaccttctgaaaactaaagccagaattaatgtatttatttaactaagtattcatgtaacacaagtaagtttctaatggttttcaaaagtttgcgtagaatatgatttctgctaattagttttCTGTTGAGAAGAatattttacaggatttttaaagaCTGCATAGCTTCTAGTACTCTCGCGTCGAGCCTagtttttcctccgcaagacgcttcgttcaaggagcatacgccgcacaaagctgacgatgtacaaagcgctaatcagaccggtagtcctattcttcagctgatgaattgctcgccggatctcttcgagattgggagccggcacgctgctgtcgtttgtaggcactccgaggttaacttccgttgagTCTGctattgctatatcgccgttgaggtgctcatcgataTACTGCTTTCAtctatcgaccacctcgcgctcgtttgtgatttgaTCCCCTCCCTCGCCCTACACACGCCCctttttcctcttcaggatcatggtcaactcatacCGCGCtagtcgatacttggccaaattctctctcgtgaatatgattagatagtttttccaagctccttTTTCATCTCTATcgtttgttggcattccccgtcaaaccaatcatttcgtgcactcgaggtttccactcctagcaccgagGTTgcagcctcgttgacggccgagcgtatcttattccatccgttttcgaagaGTCGAAGAAGGCAGAGCTCCAACCAGTACGCTCGCGTAATTTTCGGCAACTGGTGGGTTGCTGCCGaacgtttaaccgaggagggcgactttgtcgcgaggaaTAAACCGTCGAGTTTTAAGCGTACATGCACTGCTACTAGCTAATGGTTCGAGTCGATGGGgagttggtgatgttcgagaaaactcCGGCGAGTGATGCTAggttttgctgaaaaaaaatccgtagttttaccatctgtgTTTTAAACACTTTTCATTTAAATGGAAGTTTGACCAACATTTGTTCTTCATATAAAATGTTTCTaagttttgctaaaaagtgaCACTTTTTATCGCATTTGAAACAAATTGatacttttttgaatcgaatCAGTTTATGATGCACTTCAAATTTCTTCTATATTATTCAAGAATGCATAATCTTGACTTTCGTTATTCGCCTTTAGCATTTATTTTTccgaattatttatttttcgtcgtttggttattttgtattttgtttttaacttttcgtttttttttgttttactaagtGTACTCCGTCAACTTTCCCGCCATTATTGtcatcttcttgtcgtttttttgtttgttttaatataattatagtcactttaaaagCTTGGGCCAATCGTGATTTCTGTGGGACcggaatttgaacccgagtcttcgacgtgagagatgtgaatgctatccactacaccgtgttgacctctcatttctttgttgtcttttgacatttattggtcgttattcgttatttttaacatctggtattctatcatcgcctttttgtctcttttcagtaattggtttgtcattttttattgctttttgtggcgtttttggtttgatggcaTCGTCATTAATGAATGTTTTGGCCTGTCACTGTTTTGCTGACTTTTAACTGTTTCTCTAATACCTTTAGCCAAAGGTTACATCTATttacagtcttttcgtcgttttgtatgccttttttggaaattttgtcgctgtttgtaacgtttttggcgtcttttaaccgtatttttgtcgtctttcaacttttcgcctacttgtcttcacttcttcgtcatatctTTTTGCAGGCATTTCACTGCCTGTTCGTCGATTATTTGCTGTCGTTTCAACGTTCTTTCAGCGTCTTTTCGCTACCTTGCATTATCTGTTCGTTCTATTATCGTTGCTTTTATGGAACCATCTACCCGTCTTTTTGTAATTTCCTTATTGCCTTTTCTCCTTATTCGTCATTTCATTGTCTTTTCtctgttatatttttatcgtctttttatgtttttttgccatctttccatcgCATTTTCGTTTTATGGCATTTTgccgccttttcttcgttttcattgtcatttttttatcatctctcgtcctgtttgttgtcaagacaacagttgtatttttcatgtcttttcgttgttctttcggCGTCTTTTTGCTGACGTATATTCACCAtctttttgtagtcttttttgtatgttttatcgactgtttgacagtttttaaatgtctttttatcgtatttttgccatcttttcatcacagttccattgacttttcatcgctttctgaaagtccaagagtttttatttgtcgcgtaaaaagagcatattgaaCGTTGATGCATATTGAACGTTGATGCATATTGAACGAGGATTTCATCTACTTGAATGAaaagaacaaccttattcgcttgattttgaagttctatcgcactacagaaatTTAATTACGGagggaaaaataaaaatgaaaatagggtacgggagggtattttcagcaggtttctaaattcaccctgtttgccttttctttcgccaataaaaatactttgccgacatacaattttaatatgttataatgattttctcaagactaagtaatctactattttttattcaaagtacGTCAGAACCACTTGTTCTTCCACTAGGCcacaggccgaaaaaatagatgccattgcttaatgggctgaaaatatcctcccgtgccctattttGCCATTTTGCCGCACTTCAACCAGGAAATATCACTATTACTATAAATATCTGCCGTCAAAGCGAAAAATGCTAGTTTTTATTAACAGTAATAAAGCCAATCTTCCATTTTTAATACACCTCTCATTAAAGAAAAGTATTCCATTCgcttctttctctcagaaagaataaagtgtgcttttcgggatattattcatttcatgtaacccacacgtactttttgtcactaaatgaaactttaaatctattccgcaaagtttatgaaaatccgtagatttgagtGCTTGATCCGCAGGTCCGTAGAAacttcctaaatccgtagaactacggataaatccgtagatctggcatcactgtaCCGAACcctcgatttggttcgaagttcgttggtcaggtgatatccgggtggctttgtggatatctttgtgggaaaagaacgtgcttctgatcaccaagtcttgggaagctgcaaagttgatgcatcgctggctgttgtcgttcgtgtcggtgtgcaggctatggggcccgatccccggtctatacattacctccctgccgacctgggcgttcatagccccgatgacgatctcatcatagaacgcttccttttcGTCGTCGAGtgtaccttcgtgtggacaatgtacGTTTATGatagtgtagttgaagaaacggccttttatcctcaacacgtcctctcgttgatcgctttcgaGTCCATTATGCGATCtcgcattttgcccaacactacgaaacccgttcccagctcgttggtcgctccaccgctctggaaaaattgggctttaccgtaacggatcctccacaccttctcgcctttgcgacatatctcctgcagtgccacgatgctaaACTTTTGGGGTTCTAACTTATCGACCCTGTCGCCactaacgaaatttagcgatctgcagttccaggtaccaagtctccattccatgtccttgtTTCGTCGTCTTTGTCCTTGCCGAATGCTCCGAGTAACGGAGAGCTACaaagttgagaattttcacagactatgagagatacaaaacgatgATAACCGACCTttattcaaaggcgcactcATTAAAAGtatacttgtgctacagtttcagtttggtgtattgttattctgcattgaaattttgtttaaaattgtaagccaaaatatttcggggggGCAAGGCTCCCAAGGCCCCGCCGCCTGGCTACGTGACTGATTTCATAAGAATCACCAAGGCGCTACAGTAACAGAAGGTTTACTGATTGGTCATGTCGAACGAACCTGAAGGCCCTTACAGTGATGATTTCTGTAGACTCACCAAGGCGCTACAGTAAACCAATCAGGAAGCCTTCTGTTACTGTAGCGCCTTGGTGATTCTTATGAAATCCATACTGTAAGCGTTCTTTACTGTATCGCCTTGGTAATTCTAAAGAATAACAGCTGTTAACGCCCTTAAACTCCTGATTGACAGGAGGCAAGATCAATCAGGAAGCATTGATAAATTAAATGTATACTCATAACGATGGACAGTACCAATCAAGAAAAATCGTAGTAGATTAGCGCCTTGCTAAATTCACTAAAAAAACAGAGTTTCCGGGAACTGGGTAGTTGCCGACTACCAGCGACTACCCTCTATCACACCTCTGGCATCATgcatcgtagattgaattacTTTGATGAGCTTCTTGGGAAagctcgtccatgattttccatagcttttaccggacgatggtatcatatgcggctttgaagtaaACGAACAAATGGTAACTATCTGTAAACTGTAACTATTCACGGgccttttggaggatttaccgcagtttaaatatttgatccggtcctgggctactcgtcgccatttGGTTGTGCGTCTCGAAACTCATTAGTCGGCTTTAACCAGGTCGCGCCATCAAGTACGTTAGatctctctattcctggtaccggtgagCTCCTTGAAGAGAACAAATTTTGcttcacagtcgtccggcatccttgcgatgttGCCGGCCAACCGTAATCTCCCGACTTAAACTAGTTGTACGATGGAAATCCCTCCAAGTAGTACCTGTAACTCGTGGTTCGAACGTCTGTGCTGCTTTCCGCTTTACGTTTTGGCCGCcacacaaaacacaaaaataatccgcaatacctttcgttcttATATGGCAAGTAGGCATATCTgccataagcaaagttactgtttcaagccGAGCGAAGATTGcttcgccagattttatactataCGCTAgcttattgctgtcagagcgtatggtttaatagcaatatcaTCTTGATTTTTACGTGATCATTTCATCCGTTATTTGggatttttcaatttcacgattacatttAGTTTTATCtacaataaaactatttatataagatttaCATAATACTATCGTTggccagcactacagtacttattttaaaattgaatcatcttcctaaatatatttctattcaaagatatttaaaaaatactcgaaaaagtgatcaatttcacccgaattcacggtaggTACATGGGAATGAAGAGAAGTGTTGTAATATTTTACTATTTTAATTGGAACAGTAGGGTAATTTGGGGGAATTTGGACACCCTAACCAAATCACCTATTATCCCAAAATATTtgcatcaaaactcaaaaaagttgaatcgtatactgagatttacttgttttctgtttaccagcggagtttaacaattgtatctagctttgttttgctaaaataggttaaaatcaaaataatgattttttggcatcaaaattttgtttggggtgatatggacacccactggggtgaaatggacaatgtgTAAAAAACGGTTGTTTCTAACGAAATACCATACTGAGGCTCATAGCAGATAACTTAGGAACACATATCAACTAGTAATAGTGTTTCGAGCTCAATTCCGTCTATCTGAGTAGAAGAGCCAGTTCATAAGTTATACTAATATCACTTTAGTTTTTTCGCAAGTAAACAAAACCATACTTCGATGAATCTAGATCTTATTTAAAGTCTTATTCGACATTTGTCACATGCAAGTCCTGCATTCCTGCATCCTGCATTAATTCCTGGTGGCTCAGAGAGGGTTGTCAAACCTAAAGCTGAAGATATAATGACAGTTCGACATATCGATTGGAATAAAATAGTTAACAACATAATAGATAACAAATAGATAACAACATAGACATTCAGGGATTAGCCACGAGTGcctcaaaaatcacaaatttcaatatgaatctgagtatgagggaaaatgaccagagaaatatttcattcagtttGTTCTCAAACACATCGAAACCCGATTGTTAAAATCCCTGACTTTTGTTGCGAATGTTCCCTTTGGCGATCATACGTTATTGACGGAATTGCGAATACTCAAAATCCATTCTTAATTGTCTATAATGATCTTTTCGGTGGATTCTTGTTTTAACATCATATGCACatcttttttgtacttttacggTATCTAGAATTAATGAGACCgaagaaatgatttaaaatcaactggaccatttcaccccaaaaaaattgtccatttcaccccacacagcatacaacaatatgagtttaaaaaattggatttatttttatacaatcTAACTATAATTTTCTATCAAACAGTTTCTCTTATGTAGCCAAATAGAACTGCACTGCACAATAATTTGAAGAGTTTGTTAAATCACTGGAAAAAACTTAAAACCTAGAGCATCAAAATTACAGTTTAGGCAGTTCtaggcagttgttttgtttacatttacacttggcaacacctgtcaaagttaagcccaatttttttacgttaataATGGTGTAAAAAGATAAGGAAGAAGTTGAGAATAATGTGAATGCAGAGAAACTGCTTCTTTCCGAGATAAAGCAcctgtccattttaccccaggtGTCCAAATCACCCCAAACGACCCTACAAACATTATATTTTTACCATCGCAGAAGGCTATTAATTAGCACCTCTATCAAACTTTCTTCTCAATTCGTGAACGCTCGAAAAAATGtcaccaattaacgaatttaTTCAGCAATCAACGCGCCAAGTACGACCGATTTTGTCTCTGAATAATCAGGAAGCTCGCCAGCGAGTGATCGTTTTGTACAAAACTTGGTATCGCCAGATTCCACAAACGGTGCATGATTACGATATTCCAAAAACCGTGCAGCAGTGCCGAGCCAAGCTACGTGAGGAATTCCTACGGCACCGAGATGTGACGGATGTTCGTGTAATTGACATGTTGATTTTCAAAGGACACATGGACCTAAAAGAGACGGTCAACCGCTGGAAGCAGAAAAGTCACCTGATGCGATACTGGAAGGAATCGCAGGAACCGAAACCGACAGATTTTCTGACAAAGTTCTATCAGGGTCACGAGTAAGAAGACATTAGTAAATCGGAGGTTTATTCATTACAACATGTAATAAATAGCGTAACTTATCTTGAAAGAATTGAATTATATTGCTTATTGGAGCAACGAATTGTGAATTAGAGGATGtgtcgttttttttcgtttgtgttGTTACGTAACTGTTGAAAACTTGAGCCATGTTTTTTTAAGTGTATAAATTAGTCAACATCTTACAAGTAAACAAACTGCACAAAAATACTTGAATAGTTCATCAGTTGCCGTGCAAAAACCGTTTCAGCTCCTCTTGGGTGTCGAAGATTAGCACAGGGAATGGGGAACCGGGCACCAGTTCGCCAGCCCACTTGACTTCCACTCGATAATCGCCCGGTTCGGTTGGGTCGTACTGAAagaaagtgttaaagtttatttgaatttcaattttgttACATTAAACCACGTACCTTGCAGAGTATAGTCCTGTCCTTCTGGCTTTCTCGCTGCATCTCAACTCTGAAAGCTCCTTTGGGACCACGTACGCGAACCGTTAGTTGCCCAGCACCGGCTCCTCGGGTGTCCACTATGAATCGAGACTGGAACGTTGCTAGAACACCATGTTCGATTCCTGGGCCGTACACACGAACTTTGCTAGCATCGGGTGCTCCTGCGACTCGCAGGGTAAATGGAGATCCGGGCACATGTTGACCACCGTACTTAATAGTAAGCGAATGTCTTCCCGGTTCCTGGGGCTTAACATTTAATGTGAAGGTCGCATCACCATGATCGTACAGTTCACAGTAGGCAACCTTTCGTGGACCAGCGCAGTGGGCGGTAAGTTCTCCTGGTCCAGCACGCCGAGTGTCGATCCAGGATTTGATATCTCGTCCGACTACTCCGTTCCGAAGACCTTCACCGGAGCACAACACTTTAGCGGCATCGACCGCCGGACCGACCGCGATTGTTAGTGGACATCCCTTTATAGGGCGTCCATTCCATTCAACCGAAAGGCTCAGCGGACCACCGGTGGATTTGTGTGGGTTGTACGATGCTAACCAAATCAGTTCGTTAGGTCTTGGTTGAAGAAGTGTTACTGGAAGATTTTCTCCATCCTCGTATGTCATATGAACCTCCGGTTTACCAGACATAACTTCGGAAGCGTCGATAGTAAAGTGGGAGATTTCACCAACTTGTGCAGAAGTTAAGCCTCTTCCTGTGAGAACAACCTTATCGGCGGCGGATGAACTGCCAGTTACAAAAACGTATCCAGGGCTTTGCGATATCGATAGACCTGACCATGTCAGGTCGAAGCTGTGCTCACCCTTTGATAGGCCGTCGTCGGTTAGGTATAGTAAGCTTCTACTAGTACTTTGTTTTTCAACTTGTACCTCGTTGCCATCCACATAGCAGGTCAGTTCCCCTGGACCGGCCATGCCGGTATCGAAGGCAATTTTTACCGGAAGCAACAACTTTCCATTACTATCCAACAAACTACCCCAGCCTCCGATCGGTGTTACCTTTGCCGGGTCCAAGCAAGCAATCGTCCATGGCGATCCTGGCAAGGGTCCTCTATTGGTGCAACTGGCTCGTATTTCATACTCTCCAACCGTCAAAATAGTATAGAAAATTTTCCACTCATTATTACCgagatttttgattttcggcTCAATCCGTTCGGCCTGCTCATCCAACCGTTCGATTTGAACATTCGGCGTTGTTGGGCAGAACACTACAAACGAAGTCTCTTTTCCACGATGAGCCACTTCTAGGCCATTTCCCGATGCATGGCTATCGGTTTTGTTGCCAAACGCCTGCACCGCGAAAGTTACCGGAGAACCAGGAACACTCTCTCCACCGTACATCACGGTGGC is part of the Sabethes cyaneus chromosome 2, idSabCyanKW18_F2, whole genome shotgun sequence genome and harbors:
- the LOC128736308 gene encoding NADH dehydrogenase [ubiquinone] 1 alpha subcomplex subunit 6-like; amino-acid sequence: MSPINEFIQQSTRQVRPILSLNNQEARQRVIVLYKTWYRQIPQTVHDYDIPKTVQQCRAKLREEFLRHRDVTDVRVIDMLIFKGHMDLKETVNRWKQKSHLMRYWKESQEPKPTDFLTKFYQGHE